The following are from one region of the Hemitrygon akajei chromosome 6, sHemAka1.3, whole genome shotgun sequence genome:
- the LOC140729864 gene encoding 2-oxoglutarate receptor 1-like — protein sequence MADTTWMLTLPFLIHYHFAGLQWVFGSVICKIVRCMYHACFYSSISFVTCISLDRYLAIVHPLHSFFLLNMRQSLYVCIGIWVTALIVSVPSVIMTFIIPCPSNKTICSLYIFSYDTHRSLPYTTISTVTGFLLPLLATCYCYWNCTKELRKHNLQSAQKKKLFHLMYSVLIIFSLMYVPYHLMRNICIITRATRSHQTQMIYSLDAAFSVEMAICSLNTCINPFFYFVTNGNAKNSLRKALSVCCGETKQQVRHKVAAIHPV from the coding sequence ATGGCTGACACCACGTGGATGCTGACCCTGCCCTTCCTCATCCACTACCACTTTGCCGGGCTGCAGTGGGTTTTCGGCAGTGTCATTTGCAAGATCGTGAGGTGCATGTACCACGCTTGCTTCTACTCCAGCATCTCCTTTGTGACTTGCATCAGCCTGGACCGCTACCTAGCCATTGTCCATCCTCTGCATTCATTCTTCTTACTAAACATGCGGCAATCCTTGTATGTGTGTATTGGAATCTGGGTAACGGCCTTGATAGTCAGCGTCCCCTCAGTCATCATGACTTTCATCATCCCTTGCCCAAGCAACAAAACTATTTGCTCCCTCTACATCTTCTCCTATGATACTCACAGGTCGTTGCCCTACACAACAATCAGCACGGTCACTGGCTTCCTCCTGCCCTTACTGGCCACCTGCTACTGCTACTGGAACTGCACCAAGGAACTCCGAAAGCACAACCTGCAAAGCGCCCAAAAGAAAAAGCTTTTCCATCTGATGTATTCCGTCCTGATCATTTTCAGCCTGATGTATGTGCCCTATCACCTCATGAGAAACATCTGCATCATCACCAGAGCCACCCGGAGCCATCAGACCCAGATGATCTACAGCTTGGATGCGGCCTTCTCGGTCGAGATGGCCATCTGCAGCTTAAACACCTGCATTAATCCTTTCTTTTATTTTGTAACAAATGGCAACGCCAAGAATTCTCTGAGGAAAGCCCTTTCTGTTTGTTGCGGGGAGACCAAACAACAGGTCAGGCACAAAGTGGCTGCAATCCACCCAGTCTAG